The region ACCGCGTTACAATCTTTCAAGGCCTCAATAATCTTATCCCGTTTGGTATCTGTATCCTCAGCATCGCATTCGGCCATACCTGCACAATACTGATCCACTGCCCGCGTCTCCCTGAGCAAAAACTCCTGCCCGCCACCCTGATAAATAAGGAATTGGGTTGCATGACCAAAATGCTGGTCAACCAGCTTTCCGTATTTTGAGGTTACTGCAATCCGGTAATTTTTTTGGGGTTGGTGTTTTTTCACCGCCAGTTCACCCTGGAAGCGGTTGTACATTCGGAATTCCTGGGAACGGTCTTCATGCAACAAGCCGATGGCATCGGCCCGGCATTGCTGGCAGTGGCGCATCTGGCGAATATCAAGCTGACAGATGTCCCGCAAGGCGTTAAGCTCTTTCATGCTGGTTTGGGGCAAATGCTGAAAGGCGCTTCCCGGTGCCGGGATAAGGGGCATGATATTGGTAACAAGCACCCCCAATTCCTTTACCTTCTTGACTACCGCAGAAATATGCTTGTCGTTAATGCCCTTGATCATAACTATATTGATTTTAACCAACACACCGCTTTTCACTAAATACTCAATGCCGGCCAACTGGTTAGCGAGCAACAGTTCTGCTGCCTCAGCACCTATATATGACTTACCCTGATAGGATACAAACTTATAAATTTTTGCGCCAATAACCGGATCTAATGCGTTAAGAGTAACCGTGACATGTTTAATACCCAAAGCCACAATTTCCGGGGCGTACTCCGGCAGCATTAATCCATTGGTAGACAAGCAAAAAAGAATATCTTGATCAATTGCTTTAATATTTTCAATCGTTTGCCGGGTAAATTGCCAATCAGCCAGCGCATCACCCGGTCCGGCAATACCAACCACACTTAGTTGTTCAATCTGTTCTTTAACCCAGGCAAATTTCTCTTTGGCAAGTTCGGGTGTCAATACTTCGCTGGTGACGCCCGGACGGCTTTCATTCACACAATCAAAATTCCGGTTGCAATAATTACATTGAATATTGCACCGGGGAGCCACCGGCAAATGAATGCGGGCATATTTATGCTGAGCATCGGCTGAGTAACATGGATGCCTGCCGATTTTCTCAAGTATATCTGCGCTTATGCTGCCAGGGCATACGCAACCCATATGTTCTCACCTCTCTTGTAAACCTTTTTACTCGTTGCTATATTCCAGCTGCCGAACTGCGTACTTCGCCTGTTTCCAATGCTAATAATTGATCGGCCCATTTAGCCGCCCATTCCCGTAATTCTGCTGTTTCTAAAGGTGACGGGACTTTAGATTCGGCTGTTTCAACTATCTTTTTCGCCAGACGGCCATAGACCTTGGCCTGTTCTGAATCAGGCGCCGCCTCCACTGTTGTTTTGCCTTGCAACTCGGCTTGCGTTACGGTTACCGACCGGGGAATATATTCCACTACCTGCGTTTTTGTTCTCTCTACAAAATCATCAACAATTTCCCGGGAGTAAGGAGCGTTGATAGAATTGGCGATCAGGCCGCCAAGGAGCGCGCCGCCGGAGTTGGAATACTTCTTGATGCCTTTAAACAAGTTGTTGGCAGCATAAATAGCCATAAAATCCGCAGAAGAGACGGTGAACACATGCTCGGCTATCCCCTCACGAATCGGTACGGCAAAACCGCCGCATACCACATCGCCTAAAACATCGTAAATCACAACATCCAGATCCAGCTCATCATACACTTTTAATTGTTTCAGAAGCTGAACTGCCGTGATAATGCCCCGGCCGGCGCAGCCAACGCCCGGAGCCGGACCGCCCGCTTCCACGCAATACACACCGCCAAAGCCTTTATAAATGACATCTTCGGCTAATACCTTGTTCTTCTCGCGCAAGGTATCCAGCACGGTAGGAATATAGGCACCGCCCCGCAGAGTATTCGTTGAATCAGCTTTTGGGTCACAACCAAACTGCATCACCTTGTAGCCTTGTTTTGCTAACGAGGCGCTGATATTCGAAGTAGTTGTCGATTTACCGATACCGCCCTTACCATAGATTGCAATTTGCTTAATTTTTTTGCTCATGTGTTACTCCTCTCCCAGAATTGCGTAGAAAAACCGAAAAAGGTCAGAACAACACTCCCGCAGAAGTGCTATTCTGACCTTTGGTTAATTCTACCAATCAGTCGCATTGTAAATTTGATGTTTAACTTTTAATATATTATACTGAATCCCCAAAAGAAACACAAGAGGGTTGTGGGTTGTTTATCAAATTTTTTAATTTCCTGGAAAACGCCTTTACAAATGGTAATTTACAGTCATGTATTATTGATTTGTGCTGGACTGATTGATATTGAGTTAGTATAGACGCTTATTGACAATATAGACGCTTACTGACGTTGACTAATAGCTATATGCCTGATATAATATAATAAAATTAATATTTACGCTGATTAGAAAAGACTAAAGGCCAAAAAACGTATTAAGTCGTTTTTGGCCTTAATTTTATTTTAGGAGGAGAAACAAAAGATGAAACAACATGAATGGATCCTTAGCCGCAATCGCAAACTTTCTGCTATGGTTCAAGCACACAGTTTTACAGTAAAACAAACGCCGCTGGTCATCTGCTGCCACGGCTTTACCGGTGATAAAATCGGTAGTAATCAGTTAATGCTTCACGTGGCAAATGCCATTGAAGC is a window of Sporomusaceae bacterium ACPt DNA encoding:
- the nifB_1 gene encoding FeMo cofactor biosynthesis protein NifB, which gives rise to MGCVCPGSISADILEKIGRHPCYSADAQHKYARIHLPVAPRCNIQCNYCNRNFDCVNESRPGVTSEVLTPELAKEKFAWVKEQIEQLSVVGIAGPGDALADWQFTRQTIENIKAIDQDILFCLSTNGLMLPEYAPEIVALGIKHVTVTLNALDPVIGAKIYKFVSYQGKSYIGAEAAELLLANQLAGIEYLVKSGVLVKINIVMIKGINDKHISAVVKKVKELGVLVTNIMPLIPAPGSAFQHLPQTSMKELNALRDICQLDIRQMRHCQQCRADAIGLLHEDRSQEFRMYNRFQGELAVKKHQPQKNYRIAVTSKYGKLVDQHFGHATQFLIYQGGGQEFLLRETRAVDQYCAGMAECDAEDTDTKRDKIIEALKDCNAVLTMRIGYHAKEQLRKQGIYIVEYCDSVETGLRYAASQIADLPFEKASGYE
- the nifH1_1 gene encoding Nitrogenase iron protein 1 → MSKKIKQIAIYGKGGIGKSTTTSNISASLAKQGYKVMQFGCDPKADSTNTLRGGAYIPTVLDTLREKNKVLAEDVIYKGFGGVYCVEAGGPAPGVGCAGRGIITAVQLLKQLKVYDELDLDVVIYDVLGDVVCGGFAVPIREGIAEHVFTVSSADFMAIYAANNLFKGIKKYSNSGGALLGGLIANSINAPYSREIVDDFVERTKTQVVEYIPRSVTVTQAELQGKTTVEAAPDSEQAKVYGRLAKKIVETAESKVPSPLETAELREWAAKWADQLLALETGEVRSSAAGI